From one Aquicella siphonis genomic stretch:
- the gatA gene encoding Asp-tRNA(Asn)/Glu-tRNA(Gln) amidotransferase subunit GatA: MHHKTITELSRELDAKKISSVELTQLFMDRIHRLDKQLNSFVTITEEHALQAARKADDLRAQGKAGPLTGIPIAHKDIFCTDGIKTSCGSKMLDNFISPYDATVVRNLKNAGTVMLGKTNMDEFAMGSSNETSYYGPVRNPWNLDYVPGGSSGGSSAAVAAGLAPGATGTDTGGSIRQPAALCGITGIKPTYGRVSRYGMIAFASSLDQGGPLAKTVEDCAHLLNAMSGFDERDSTSVDQPVPDYTASLNDSIKGVRIGLPKEYFSAGLSQDVAAVIQEAIREYEKLGAVIEEISLPNTALSVAAYYVIAPAECSSNLARYDGVRYGYRCENPADLQDLYKRSRSEGFGSEVKRRIMIGTYVLSAGYYDAYYLKAQKVRRLIRDDFVQAFKKVDVILSPTAPTPAFRLGEKTSDPISMYLSDIYTIAINLAGLPGISVPAGFVNRLPIGMQLIGNLFGEARLLNIAHQYQKATDWHKRIPEGF, encoded by the coding sequence ATGCATCATAAGACCATTACTGAACTCTCCCGCGAACTGGATGCAAAAAAAATCTCCAGCGTAGAATTAACACAACTTTTCATGGATAGAATTCACCGCCTGGACAAGCAGCTAAACAGCTTTGTCACCATTACTGAAGAACATGCCCTGCAGGCCGCCAGGAAGGCTGACGATTTGCGTGCGCAAGGCAAAGCGGGCCCTCTCACCGGCATACCCATCGCTCATAAAGATATATTTTGCACGGACGGCATCAAAACCAGCTGCGGCTCCAAAATGCTGGATAATTTCATTTCTCCCTATGACGCTACCGTCGTGAGGAACCTGAAAAATGCTGGAACAGTCATGCTGGGAAAGACCAATATGGATGAATTCGCCATGGGATCTTCCAATGAAACCAGTTATTACGGTCCGGTCAGGAATCCCTGGAACCTGGACTATGTTCCCGGCGGATCTTCGGGCGGTTCATCCGCCGCTGTCGCGGCAGGCCTCGCGCCGGGCGCGACCGGCACGGACACCGGCGGATCCATACGCCAGCCTGCCGCGTTATGCGGCATCACCGGCATCAAACCCACCTACGGCCGGGTTTCACGCTACGGCATGATTGCGTTCGCTTCCAGCCTTGACCAGGGCGGCCCGCTTGCGAAAACGGTTGAAGATTGCGCACACCTGCTTAATGCCATGTCCGGTTTTGATGAGCGCGATTCAACCAGTGTCGACCAGCCGGTTCCCGATTACACAGCATCGCTCAATGATTCCATTAAAGGCGTACGCATAGGCTTGCCAAAAGAATATTTTAGCGCAGGGCTAAGCCAGGATGTTGCCGCTGTCATCCAGGAAGCCATACGCGAGTATGAAAAACTGGGCGCGGTCATAGAAGAAATCAGTTTGCCCAATACAGCGCTGTCTGTCGCCGCTTATTATGTCATCGCCCCCGCAGAATGCTCATCCAATCTCGCGCGCTACGATGGCGTACGTTACGGTTATCGCTGCGAGAATCCCGCCGATCTGCAGGATTTGTACAAACGTTCACGCAGCGAGGGATTCGGCAGCGAAGTCAAGCGCCGCATCATGATCGGCACTTATGTGCTTTCTGCGGGTTATTACGATGCGTATTATCTGAAGGCGCAAAAAGTCCGCCGTCTGATTCGCGATGACTTTGTACAAGCATTCAAAAAAGTGGATGTGATTCTTTCACCCACCGCGCCCACACCGGCATTCAGACTAGGCGAAAAAACCAGTGATCCCATCAGCATGTATCTTTCGGATATCTACACCATCGCCATCAATCTCGCCGGCCTGCCCGGCATTTCCGTCCCTGCCGGTTTCGTCAACCGGCTGCCAATAGGCATGCAGTTAATCGGCAACCTGTTTGGCGAAGCCAGACTGCTCAACATTGCACATCAATATCAAAAAGCCACCGACTGGCACAAACGAATTCCGGAGGGTTTTTAA
- a CDS encoding rod shape-determining protein — MFKKLRGMFSNDLSIDLGTANTLIYVRGKGIILNEPSVVAIRQGNDTGQKHVVAVGSEAKLMLGRTPGNISAIRPMKDGVIADFYVTEKMLQHFIHKVHENRFLRPSPRVLVSVPCGSTQVERRAIKESAISAGAREVFLLEEPMAAAMGAGMPVEEARGSMVVDIGGGTTEVAIISLNGIVYSASVRIGGDRFDESIVSYVRRNYGILIGESTAERIKHEIGLAYPANQMLQMEVRGRNLAEGIPRSFTITSNEVLEALQEPLSGILGAVRAALEQAPPELAADIAERGMVLTGGGALLRNIDRLFMEETGLPVIIADEPLTCVARGGGKALEMIQTSGVDFLLKE, encoded by the coding sequence ATGTTTAAAAAGCTGCGTGGAATGTTCTCCAATGATTTATCCATCGATTTGGGAACCGCGAATACTCTAATCTATGTCCGGGGAAAGGGCATTATTTTGAACGAACCTTCCGTTGTGGCTATTCGCCAAGGCAATGATACCGGCCAAAAACACGTCGTGGCGGTGGGCAGCGAAGCCAAGCTCATGCTGGGCCGCACGCCCGGAAATATCAGCGCAATCCGTCCCATGAAGGATGGGGTGATCGCGGATTTTTATGTAACGGAGAAGATGTTGCAGCATTTTATTCATAAAGTGCATGAAAACCGCTTTCTGCGTCCCAGCCCCCGCGTTCTGGTATCGGTGCCTTGCGGTTCTACCCAGGTGGAGCGCCGTGCCATCAAGGAATCCGCGATCAGCGCGGGCGCCCGCGAAGTCTTTCTGCTGGAAGAGCCTATGGCGGCAGCCATGGGCGCCGGCATGCCGGTTGAAGAAGCCCGGGGATCCATGGTGGTGGACATTGGCGGCGGCACGACGGAAGTGGCCATTATTTCATTAAACGGTATCGTTTACTCCGCTTCAGTGCGCATAGGCGGCGACCGGTTCGATGAGTCGATTGTGAGTTATGTACGCCGCAATTACGGCATTCTGATAGGCGAATCCACCGCAGAACGCATCAAACATGAAATCGGGCTGGCTTACCCCGCCAACCAGATGCTGCAAATGGAGGTGCGCGGCCGCAATCTCGCCGAAGGCATACCACGCAGTTTTACCATTACCAGCAATGAAGTCCTGGAAGCCTTGCAGGAACCCCTGTCCGGAATTCTGGGAGCTGTCAGAGCAGCCTTGGAACAGGCTCCGCCCGAACTGGCTGCTGATATCGCGGAGCGCGGCATGGTCTTGACCGGCGGAGGCGCCCTGCTAAGAAATATTGACCGATTGTTCATGGAAGAAACCGGATTGCCAGTCATTATCGCTGATGAACCGCTTACCTGCGTTGCGCGCGGAGGCGGCAAGGCATTGGAAATGATTCAGACATCGGGTGTCGATTTTCTGTTGAAGGAATAG
- the gatB gene encoding Asp-tRNA(Asn)/Glu-tRNA(Gln) amidotransferase subunit GatB: MEWEIVIGLEIHAQLATKSKIFSAAATQFGAEPNSQACAIDLGLPGVLPVLNKEAVQMAIKFGLGANAEIARKSVFARKNYFYPDLPKGYQISQYELPVVGKGHVDILLEDGTSKRIQITRAHLEEDAGKSLHEDFHGLSGIDLNRAGTPLLEIVSEPDMRSAKEAVAYLKTIHSLVRYLEICDGNMQEGSFRCDANVSVRPKGESKFGTRTELKNINSFRFVERAINYEVERQINVIESGGKIVQETRLYDPNKNETRSMRSKEEANDYRYFPDPDLLPLVITDELIEQVRRELPELPQQKRERFISQYGLSAYDAGILVSSKDMAQFYEEVVRESGNQPKLAANWIISELLGSLNKAGLDISESPVSSAQLGKLISRIADDTISGKIAKTIFEALWNKEGEVDVIIEKRGLKQVTDTGAIEKLIDEILAANPQQVADYRSGKDKLFGFFIGQAMKASGGKLNPAQLNELLKKKLQG, from the coding sequence ATGGAGTGGGAAATAGTCATAGGCCTAGAAATTCATGCCCAACTGGCCACCAAAAGTAAAATCTTTTCTGCCGCCGCCACCCAGTTTGGCGCCGAACCTAACTCACAGGCCTGCGCCATTGACCTGGGGCTGCCGGGTGTACTACCCGTCCTGAACAAGGAAGCGGTACAAATGGCCATTAAATTCGGCTTGGGCGCCAATGCGGAAATTGCCCGCAAATCTGTTTTCGCGCGCAAAAATTATTTTTATCCCGACCTGCCCAAGGGCTACCAGATCAGCCAGTATGAATTACCCGTGGTGGGCAAAGGACATGTCGATATTCTGTTGGAAGACGGCACCAGCAAGCGTATCCAGATTACCCGCGCGCATCTTGAAGAAGACGCAGGCAAATCGCTGCATGAAGATTTTCACGGTTTGAGCGGCATAGACCTGAACCGCGCGGGCACTCCGCTGCTGGAAATTGTCTCCGAGCCGGATATGCGTTCCGCCAAGGAAGCTGTCGCATATCTCAAGACCATACACTCGCTGGTCCGCTACCTGGAAATTTGCGACGGCAACATGCAGGAAGGTTCGTTCCGCTGTGATGCGAATGTCTCTGTACGTCCAAAAGGCGAATCAAAATTTGGCACCCGCACCGAGCTGAAAAACATCAACTCATTCCGTTTCGTGGAACGCGCGATCAATTATGAAGTCGAAAGACAGATCAATGTCATCGAAAGCGGCGGCAAGATAGTGCAGGAAACCCGCCTTTATGACCCCAACAAAAATGAAACGCGCTCCATGCGCAGCAAGGAAGAAGCCAATGATTACCGCTATTTTCCCGACCCGGATCTGCTGCCCCTGGTCATTACAGATGAATTGATCGAACAAGTCCGCCGTGAACTGCCGGAGCTGCCTCAGCAAAAGCGCGAACGATTCATCAGTCAGTATGGATTAAGCGCATACGATGCCGGCATTCTGGTCAGCAGCAAGGACATGGCACAGTTTTATGAAGAAGTCGTCAGGGAATCCGGCAACCAACCCAAACTGGCCGCCAACTGGATCATCAGCGAGCTGCTGGGATCACTGAACAAGGCCGGACTGGACATCAGCGAAAGTCCGGTCTCCTCTGCGCAGTTAGGCAAACTGATTTCGCGCATCGCGGATGACACCATCTCGGGCAAAATCGCGAAGACGATATTTGAAGCCCTCTGGAACAAGGAAGGCGAGGTGGATGTCATCATAGAAAAACGCGGCCTCAAACAAGTCACTGACACAGGCGCGATTGAAAAACTGATAGATGAAATTCTCGCCGCCAACCCCCAGCAAGTTGCTGATTACCGCTCCGGCAAGGATAAATTGTTCGGCTTTTTCATAGGTCAGGCCATGAAAGCGTCCGGCGGCAAACTGAACCCCGCACAATTGAATGAACTGCTGAAAAAGAAGCTGCAGGGGTAA
- the mreD gene encoding rod shape-determining protein MreD → MHSFFAILTTLVIALILALLPMPDWTVWLRPAWVLMVLIYWAMMTPYQVSVGIAWFTGLVVDLMNGTLLGEHALAFTIVIYFVSKMHIRLRMYPMLQQGISILVFVLIYLFILYCIQGFIGQLPGSHLYWLSAVTSMLLWPWLFVVMRDCRRWFKLA, encoded by the coding sequence ATGCATAGTTTTTTTGCCATTTTGACCACATTGGTGATCGCGCTCATTCTGGCGTTGCTGCCTATGCCGGACTGGACGGTATGGCTGCGCCCGGCATGGGTGCTAATGGTGCTGATTTACTGGGCCATGATGACACCTTACCAGGTCAGTGTGGGCATTGCCTGGTTCACGGGGCTGGTCGTGGATTTGATGAATGGCACCTTGCTGGGTGAACACGCGCTGGCTTTCACCATCGTGATCTATTTTGTTTCCAAGATGCATATACGCTTGCGCATGTATCCCATGCTTCAGCAAGGCATCAGCATCCTTGTCTTTGTCTTGATCTATCTGTTTATTCTATACTGCATACAGGGTTTCATCGGGCAATTGCCCGGCAGTCATTTATACTGGCTGTCCGCTGTGACTAGTATGCTGCTCTGGCCTTGGCTGTTTGTGGTCATGCGCGATTGCCGCAGATGGTTTAAACTTGCATGA
- a CDS encoding YhdP family protein: MKAWIKSLLKKTGYVIAGLIIIAAVFVCLVRFLTPILDEHRADFEALASKLMQTPVTIKNVRVSWYHYQPVIRLNKVTLLDKETQKPLLQVKRISILFSIPKSLWERKLETSGIMVTGAELTINESPDGELTVQEFSGLKFSQQDDNSKTGLKEAFAWLSQEPHMILRDIDLHFNGKNGQKRFVTLYDLNVENVDDLHQIQGRAVLHQDLPTEVNGAIEWTGKPAALDQANARAYVYVSGLSLPQWVKDYTWKDWQINDGIVSAKVWASWDQGTLQSIQSTFQSFGLGLFAKSDNSTHKINRLSGNVGWKRQGNGQVFAGNDILVDLPGHFWPATSFYVALAPDASGALIPSTAELGYVDLADVRSFLNSSPAILPEATKKMLSNLKMTGSLQNTAMTFSGPLNDMSHITLRSNFVGLGFAPWQDYPGMTNLTGSMQWDGSLGKLSLNSTRSVLQYQSLFANDIYIDQLSGEMQLTHAPDNLWSLNISSLQILNDDIAANVSGSLSLSSDMAPAADVRANFTMQKAANITRYLPMRVFDRDLNEWMRNAFLSGEVTSGQAVLRGKLSDFPFDNQQGEFSISGAVNNVDFRFAPDWPLLRHIKGMVRFIGRQIKIDVERAETLGIEVENVHGEIPYVGDEKPQVLQVKTGLIQTDFSQGLRYIHASPLEKKLGKMFADVELRGPIELKLGLSVPLKDPDKTAVQGDLAISRGIMDLVPWNLKLEGLSGQVRFTEDTTEAKGLSAILFNKPFQFDLTTRQKTKTISVIEASFVNKLDVSDLEKWLKLPFSKVVRGSAVVKGAVDLSLTEPLEIHLRSNLSGVSVNLVEPYGKKAQEERDFSADIIIQNDQPMRVKAGYGDKLNAAVILARKQDQFSLVGANLRFGSGAADWPQTAGIYITGQFKQLDWGRIKTYMNQYSGKPMSGVSLKAIDILADQLTLGGQTLTSLRLQASPSQNGWDVVLDSPEIKGQIKVPANFDRKGVISAQLQKVDLHAATGAGVSEMLMDLKTVPGISLAVNDLRYNDMPLGQVTFKAVPGAKGLNIQTLRIVSPRIDLHANGNWTQGDKRYVTHLQGGATSARVSELLSSFGMDVTNFISSNGSLNFDLTWNDAPYAPSLSSMNGRASLVLGPGRIVDVGQENSAKMDLGRMLSIFSLQTIPRRLALDFSDVFQKGYSFDSVRGDFNVQNGDIYTKNLRFEGPVARVGINGRIGLKNKDYNFILSVTAHVTSSIPVAATLLTGNPLIGLGALAVNTVIGSQVSSATTNYYSVTGPWNNPTWTSVKSSGSK, from the coding sequence GTGAAAGCGTGGATAAAGTCATTGTTGAAAAAGACGGGCTATGTCATTGCGGGATTGATCATTATTGCCGCGGTTTTTGTCTGTCTAGTCCGCTTTTTGACGCCGATTCTGGATGAGCACCGTGCTGATTTCGAAGCGCTGGCGAGCAAACTGATGCAGACGCCGGTGACCATCAAGAATGTGAGAGTTTCCTGGTACCACTATCAACCAGTGATCAGGTTGAATAAAGTCACGCTGCTTGACAAGGAAACACAAAAACCCCTGTTGCAGGTCAAGCGCATCAGCATACTTTTTTCCATACCCAAAAGTCTTTGGGAGCGCAAACTGGAGACCAGCGGCATCATGGTCACCGGCGCGGAACTGACTATCAATGAATCGCCTGATGGCGAGTTGACCGTACAGGAATTTTCCGGTCTCAAGTTCAGCCAGCAGGATGATAACAGCAAGACTGGACTGAAGGAGGCGTTTGCCTGGCTTTCTCAAGAACCCCATATGATTCTCCGCGATATTGATTTGCATTTTAATGGTAAAAACGGCCAGAAGAGATTTGTCACGCTTTATGACTTGAATGTTGAAAATGTGGATGACCTTCACCAGATACAGGGTCGGGCGGTATTGCACCAGGACCTGCCTACCGAAGTGAACGGCGCGATTGAATGGACAGGAAAGCCGGCGGCGCTGGACCAGGCAAACGCGCGTGCCTATGTTTATGTGTCCGGGTTGTCGCTTCCTCAATGGGTCAAGGATTACACCTGGAAGGACTGGCAGATCAACGATGGGATTGTCAGTGCCAAAGTGTGGGCATCCTGGGACCAGGGCACGCTTCAAAGCATACAGAGTACCTTTCAGTCTTTTGGACTGGGATTATTCGCGAAATCTGATAATTCCACACACAAGATCAATCGCCTGAGTGGAAACGTGGGATGGAAGCGGCAAGGCAATGGCCAGGTCTTCGCGGGAAATGACATATTAGTGGATTTGCCGGGGCATTTCTGGCCGGCGACCAGTTTTTATGTCGCGCTGGCTCCTGATGCTTCGGGTGCGCTAATCCCGTCAACTGCTGAACTGGGTTATGTTGATTTGGCTGATGTGCGGTCTTTTCTGAATTCATCGCCAGCTATTCTGCCAGAAGCTACGAAAAAAATGCTGTCCAATTTGAAAATGACCGGCAGCCTGCAAAATACCGCGATGACATTTTCCGGCCCCTTGAACGACATGAGCCATATCACTCTCCGTTCCAATTTCGTGGGCTTGGGATTTGCACCCTGGCAAGATTATCCCGGCATGACCAATCTTACCGGCAGCATGCAATGGGATGGTTCGCTGGGCAAACTGAGTTTGAACAGTACGCGGTCGGTGCTGCAATATCAATCGCTTTTTGCGAATGATATTTATATAGATCAATTGTCAGGTGAAATGCAGCTCACGCATGCCCCGGATAATCTCTGGTCGCTGAATATCTCCTCGCTGCAGATATTGAATGATGATATCGCGGCGAATGTCAGCGGCAGCTTGTCACTCTCGTCCGATATGGCGCCAGCCGCTGATGTGCGCGCAAACTTTACCATGCAAAAAGCGGCAAATATCACCCGCTATTTGCCCATGCGAGTATTTGATCGCGATTTAAATGAGTGGATGCGCAATGCTTTTCTGTCTGGTGAAGTGACATCAGGCCAGGCTGTATTACGCGGAAAATTGTCGGACTTTCCGTTTGATAATCAACAGGGCGAATTCAGTATTTCCGGCGCGGTGAATAACGTAGATTTTCGCTTTGCGCCCGATTGGCCGCTGCTGCGTCATATCAAGGGCATGGTGAGGTTCATCGGCCGTCAGATCAAGATTGATGTCGAGCGCGCGGAAACGCTGGGCATAGAAGTTGAAAATGTGCATGGAGAAATTCCTTATGTGGGCGATGAGAAGCCTCAGGTTCTGCAAGTCAAAACCGGATTGATTCAGACGGATTTTTCGCAGGGGCTGCGGTATATTCACGCGAGCCCTCTGGAGAAAAAACTGGGCAAGATGTTCGCGGATGTGGAACTGCGCGGACCGATTGAATTAAAGCTGGGCTTGAGCGTGCCTCTCAAGGATCCGGATAAGACGGCGGTCCAGGGGGATCTCGCGATCAGTCGGGGAATCATGGACCTGGTGCCGTGGAACCTGAAACTCGAGGGTTTAAGCGGGCAAGTCCGGTTTACCGAAGACACTACTGAAGCAAAAGGTCTGAGCGCCATTTTATTTAACAAGCCTTTTCAGTTTGATCTAACGACCAGGCAAAAAACCAAAACCATTTCAGTGATTGAGGCTTCCTTTGTCAACAAGCTTGATGTTTCCGATTTGGAAAAGTGGTTGAAACTTCCCTTTTCTAAGGTGGTGCGCGGATCAGCGGTGGTCAAAGGAGCGGTGGATCTGTCGCTGACAGAGCCCCTGGAAATTCATTTGCGCTCGAATCTCTCCGGCGTAAGCGTGAACCTGGTGGAGCCATACGGGAAGAAAGCCCAGGAAGAACGTGATTTTTCAGCGGATATTATCATTCAAAATGATCAACCCATGCGCGTGAAAGCCGGTTACGGAGATAAGCTGAACGCGGCGGTGATATTGGCGCGCAAGCAGGATCAATTCAGTCTCGTCGGTGCGAATTTGCGCTTTGGCAGCGGAGCCGCGGATTGGCCGCAGACGGCGGGAATTTATATTACCGGACAATTCAAGCAGCTGGATTGGGGCAGGATCAAGACTTACATGAATCAATATTCGGGCAAGCCCATGTCAGGAGTCTCCCTGAAGGCAATTGATATTCTGGCGGATCAGCTGACCCTGGGCGGACAGACCCTAACCAGTCTCAGGCTGCAAGCCTCGCCTTCACAAAACGGTTGGGATGTGGTTCTTGACAGTCCCGAAATCAAGGGACAGATCAAAGTGCCTGCGAATTTTGATAGAAAAGGTGTCATATCCGCTCAGCTGCAGAAAGTTGATCTGCATGCTGCAACGGGTGCGGGCGTTTCTGAAATGCTGATGGACCTGAAAACGGTTCCGGGCATTTCATTGGCGGTGAATGACTTGAGATATAATGATATGCCGCTTGGCCAGGTGACGTTTAAGGCGGTGCCCGGCGCCAAAGGCTTGAATATCCAAACGCTGCGTATTGTCTCGCCGCGTATTGATCTGCACGCGAACGGGAACTGGACACAAGGCGACAAGAGATATGTCACCCATTTGCAAGGCGGTGCCACCTCCGCGCGTGTCAGTGAACTCCTCAGCAGTTTCGGCATGGATGTCACGAATTTCATCTCCAGCAACGGCAGTCTGAATTTTGATCTGACGTGGAATGATGCTCCCTATGCACCGTCATTATCCAGCATGAACGGGCGCGCGTCACTGGTGCTTGGCCCGGGGAGGATTGTGGATGTCGGACAGGAAAATAGCGCCAAAATGGATTTGGGGCGTATGTTGAGCATTTTCAGTTTGCAGACGATTCCGAGACGGCTCGCACTGGATTTCAGCGATGTTTTTCAGAAGGGATACAGCTTTGATTCAGTGCGCGGAGATTTTAACGTGCAGAATGGAGATATCTATACAAAAAACCTGCGCTTCGAAGGGCCGGTCGCGCGTGTCGGCATCAACGGCCGTATCGGGCTGAAGAACAAGGATTATAATTTCATCCTAAGCGTTACCGCGCATGTGACATCCAGTATCCCGGTCGCGGCGACACTGCTTACGGGAAATCCTCTGATAGGCCTGGGCGCGCTCGCGGTGAATACCGTGATCGGCTCACAGGTATCCAGCGCCACCACGAATTATTATTCGGTGACAGGGCCATGGAACAACCCCACGTGGACGTCTGTGAAATCATCCGGCAGCAAATAA
- the mreC gene encoding rod shape-determining protein MreC, giving the protein MRSIFHRESQPGLRAILLVFLSVALMVMDKRLEAFASIRAALSLPLAPLQYIVSWPTNFIDTVKSVISTHDDLVNENLSLKAEQLLLRSQLQRLIAVESENNYLKALFQSSKQVKGKTLIAELLAVDFEPFVNQVVLNKGTRDGVYVGQPVLDATGIMGQVIQAGPITSRVLLVNDPRSGVAVQNVRTGMRAVAVGDSYSGKLKLMYVPNTADIKVNDIFLSSGLGDRYPEGYPVGKVISVNKDPARQFAEVYIQPSAHLNSSRQVLLIWNQRNA; this is encoded by the coding sequence ATCCGCTCCATATTTCATCGCGAATCACAGCCTGGGTTACGTGCCATTCTTCTGGTATTCCTGTCTGTCGCCCTGATGGTGATGGATAAGCGGCTGGAAGCCTTCGCATCTATCCGGGCAGCTTTATCATTGCCGCTTGCGCCTTTGCAATACATAGTAAGCTGGCCGACGAATTTTATTGATACGGTCAAAAGCGTTATCAGCACACATGATGATCTGGTCAACGAAAACCTTAGCCTGAAGGCGGAGCAATTACTGCTGCGTTCCCAATTGCAGCGCCTCATCGCGGTGGAATCTGAAAATAACTATTTGAAGGCCTTGTTTCAATCCTCCAAGCAAGTAAAGGGCAAGACACTGATTGCCGAACTGCTGGCGGTAGATTTTGAACCTTTTGTCAATCAGGTGGTGCTCAATAAAGGAACACGTGATGGCGTGTACGTGGGCCAGCCGGTACTCGATGCGACAGGCATCATGGGGCAAGTGATCCAGGCCGGGCCTATTACCAGCAGGGTTTTGCTGGTTAATGACCCGCGCAGCGGTGTGGCTGTTCAAAATGTGCGCACAGGAATGCGGGCAGTTGCAGTAGGTGACAGTTATTCAGGCAAGCTGAAGCTGATGTACGTTCCGAATACCGCAGATATTAAAGTGAATGATATTTTTCTGTCATCAGGGCTGGGCGATCGTTATCCCGAGGGTTATCCGGTAGGGAAAGTCATTTCTGTCAATAAAGATCCGGCGCGCCAATTCGCAGAAGTCTATATTCAACCCAGCGCGCACCTTAATAGCAGCAGGCAAGTATTATTAATTTGGAACCAGCGAAATGCATAG
- the gatC gene encoding Asp-tRNA(Asn)/Glu-tRNA(Gln) amidotransferase subunit GatC, with translation MSLTPEEVKKIAHLARLNLSDNDIDLYTPQLSSILHFIEQLNQADTSRVDPLAHPLDLSQRLRPDAVTEINLRDKYQRIAPQVEAGLYLVPKVIEEA, from the coding sequence ATGTCTCTTACTCCGGAAGAGGTGAAAAAAATTGCTCATCTCGCACGCTTGAATTTATCTGACAACGATATTGATCTCTACACGCCCCAGTTATCTTCAATCCTGCACTTTATTGAACAACTCAACCAAGCAGACACGTCCCGCGTCGACCCGCTCGCGCACCCTCTGGACCTGTCCCAGCGTCTGCGGCCCGATGCCGTCACAGAAATCAACTTGCGCGACAAATATCAGCGTATCGCGCCACAAGTCGAAGCCGGACTTTATCTCGTACCAAAAGTTATCGAAGAGGCATGA